The Juglans microcarpa x Juglans regia isolate MS1-56 chromosome 2S, Jm3101_v1.0, whole genome shotgun sequence genome has a window encoding:
- the LOC121252780 gene encoding uncharacterized protein LOC121252780 isoform X1: MDKKATRNGIELVRSASDKHIDLLRSSARYFSAVKGHLSDAVGRERSKYTLIRDPEDTQLGIYDKPLPCFGCGIGWFSFLLGFLFPLLWYYATFLYFGNYYRRDPRERAGLAASAIAALACTVVLLVLSAIRFFQPLSL; the protein is encoded by the exons ATGGATAAAA AGGCCACTAGAAATGGCATTGAGTTGGTGAGATCAGCTTCCGATAAGCATATTGATCTTTTGAGGTCATCTGCTCGATATTTTTCAGCAGTTAAAG GGCACTTATCAGATGCCGTCGGCCGTGAACGGAGCAAGTATACCCTCATCAGAGATCCAGAAGATACCCAACTAGGGATTTATGACAAGCCCCTTCCATGCTTTGGCTGCGGAATAGGATGGTTTTC ATTTCTGTTAGGTTTTCTGTTCCCACTTCTTTGGTACTATGCGACATTTCTCTATTTTGGAAATTACTACCGCAGGGATCCTAGGGAGCGAGCAGGACTGGCAGCCTCAGCAATTGCG GCACTGGCTTGTACTGTAGTGTTGCTGGTCCTATCTGCTATTCGTTTCTTTCAGCCACTCTCACTCTGA
- the LOC121252780 gene encoding uncharacterized protein LOC121252780 isoform X2 has protein sequence MDKKATRNGIELVRSASDKHIDLLRSSARYFSAVKDAVGRERSKYTLIRDPEDTQLGIYDKPLPCFGCGIGWFSFLLGFLFPLLWYYATFLYFGNYYRRDPRERAGLAASAIAALACTVVLLVLSAIRFFQPLSL, from the exons ATGGATAAAA AGGCCACTAGAAATGGCATTGAGTTGGTGAGATCAGCTTCCGATAAGCATATTGATCTTTTGAGGTCATCTGCTCGATATTTTTCAGCAGTTAAAG ATGCCGTCGGCCGTGAACGGAGCAAGTATACCCTCATCAGAGATCCAGAAGATACCCAACTAGGGATTTATGACAAGCCCCTTCCATGCTTTGGCTGCGGAATAGGATGGTTTTC ATTTCTGTTAGGTTTTCTGTTCCCACTTCTTTGGTACTATGCGACATTTCTCTATTTTGGAAATTACTACCGCAGGGATCCTAGGGAGCGAGCAGGACTGGCAGCCTCAGCAATTGCG GCACTGGCTTGTACTGTAGTGTTGCTGGTCCTATCTGCTATTCGTTTCTTTCAGCCACTCTCACTCTGA
- the LOC121252780 gene encoding 60S ribosomal protein L18a-like protein isoform X3, which translates to MIMVGHLSDAVGRERSKYTLIRDPEDTQLGIYDKPLPCFGCGIGWFSFLLGFLFPLLWYYATFLYFGNYYRRDPRERAGLAASAIAALACTVVLLVLSAIRFFQPLSL; encoded by the exons ATGATTATGGTAGGGCACTTATCAGATGCCGTCGGCCGTGAACGGAGCAAGTATACCCTCATCAGAGATCCAGAAGATACCCAACTAGGGATTTATGACAAGCCCCTTCCATGCTTTGGCTGCGGAATAGGATGGTTTTC ATTTCTGTTAGGTTTTCTGTTCCCACTTCTTTGGTACTATGCGACATTTCTCTATTTTGGAAATTACTACCGCAGGGATCCTAGGGAGCGAGCAGGACTGGCAGCCTCAGCAATTGCG GCACTGGCTTGTACTGTAGTGTTGCTGGTCCTATCTGCTATTCGTTTCTTTCAGCCACTCTCACTCTGA